The Nitrospirota bacterium genome includes a region encoding these proteins:
- a CDS encoding alpha-amylase family glycosyl hydrolase, translating into MIQLKPCLKIFKAVAAEMPEKNFAMSRISILKHIKAILRIIYSKEAAHELSASLKTLMDAYGESEVIVEKRRKYNNHVVLNEKDAVLITYPDTIYSTGEKPLSTLHRFLKKHVGDAVTGLHIVSFFPSSSDGGYAIINYKEVDPRFGTWEHIRKIAQDYRLMVDLVMNHVSSKSTWFKGFLEGDKRYGDYFIVSDNKTEMPEVFRPRETPLFTVFNTAMGEKYVWTTFSADQVDLNYKNPAVLLEIVDVFLFYLSQGAEIIRLDAVGYIWKEPHTSCVNLSKTHQIVKLLRRIMEYVAPYALILTEANFPYKDNISYFGEGHEANMVYQFSLPPLVLDACARHDTGHIQEETSKTRQDLLFFDFLASHDGIGLSGAKGILDNKELSNLVQMTEEHGGLISYELKDGEEVPYELNITYFDAINDPAHKNDSLAVKRFLASQAVMLALKGVPGIYIHSLLGSRNYYRGVKETGIKRMINREKIPVDVIDRNLSDVSP; encoded by the coding sequence ATGATTCAGCTGAAGCCTTGTCTGAAAATCTTTAAAGCTGTTGCTGCGGAAATGCCTGAAAAGAACTTTGCCATGTCCCGGATATCGATACTGAAACATATAAAGGCCATTTTAAGGATCATTTATTCAAAAGAAGCGGCTCATGAACTATCAGCCAGCCTGAAAACCCTGATGGACGCCTACGGAGAGAGTGAGGTAATTGTTGAGAAAAGGAGAAAATACAACAACCATGTTGTGCTGAATGAAAAAGATGCCGTCCTCATTACCTATCCCGATACCATATACTCTACAGGTGAAAAACCCCTCTCCACCCTTCACCGTTTCCTGAAAAAACATGTAGGAGATGCCGTAACCGGTCTTCATATAGTATCCTTTTTCCCCAGCAGTTCAGACGGGGGATATGCAATCATAAATTACAAAGAGGTGGACCCCCGTTTTGGGACATGGGAACATATCCGGAAAATTGCGCAGGACTACCGTTTGATGGTCGACCTGGTTATGAACCACGTATCAAGCAAATCGACGTGGTTCAAGGGGTTCCTGGAGGGTGATAAGCGATACGGGGATTATTTCATCGTGAGTGACAATAAAACAGAGATGCCGGAGGTCTTCCGGCCGCGAGAAACCCCCTTGTTTACCGTATTCAATACCGCCATGGGGGAAAAATATGTGTGGACTACCTTTAGTGCAGACCAGGTAGACCTCAACTACAAAAACCCTGCGGTTCTTCTGGAGATAGTTGATGTGTTTCTGTTTTACCTCTCTCAGGGGGCCGAGATTATACGCCTGGATGCTGTCGGCTATATATGGAAAGAACCGCACACCAGTTGCGTAAACTTGTCAAAAACACATCAAATTGTTAAACTCCTGAGAAGGATAATGGAGTACGTTGCACCATACGCGCTCATCCTGACAGAGGCTAATTTTCCGTATAAGGACAACATATCCTACTTTGGCGAAGGGCACGAGGCAAATATGGTATATCAGTTTTCCCTCCCCCCGCTTGTACTGGATGCCTGTGCACGGCATGATACCGGGCATATACAGGAAGAGACCAGCAAAACCAGGCAGGATCTCCTGTTTTTTGACTTTCTTGCATCCCATGACGGCATAGGGCTGTCAGGCGCCAAGGGAATACTTGACAATAAAGAACTCTCAAACCTGGTACAAATGACAGAGGAACATGGCGGCCTCATATCATATGAACTGAAAGATGGGGAAGAAGTACCATATGAGCTCAACATCACCTATTTCGATGCCATTAACGACCCGGCTCATAAGAACGATTCACTTGCGGTAAAGAGATTTCTTGCATCGCAGGCTGTTATGCTCGCCCTGAAGGGTGTTCCCGGCATCTACATACACAGTTTATTAGGCTCCCGGAACTACTACAGAGGGGTAAAGGAAACGGGAATAAAACGAATGATTAATCGTGAAAAAATCCCTGTTGATGTTATCGACAGGAACCTTTCAGACGTTAGTCCTTAA
- the gap gene encoding type I glyceraldehyde-3-phosphate dehydrogenase, protein MKRIAINGLGRIGRLVLRHYLSNSPENVEIVAANDLTPPEELAYLVRYDSVHGGASFPVEAGPDYLQLGAQRLTILSEKDPAALPWKALGVDIVLECTGLFRKREGAAKHLEAGASVVIISAPSESADLTVVMGVNEKLYNSREHHVVSNASCTTNSLAPAVKVLNDVFGIEYLMATTIHAYTASQAIVDRPARKRRRGRAAATSLIPTSTGAAKATALVIPELKGKMDAIAVRAPIPDGAITDIVAHLKKDVSVETVNAALKNAANGALKGILDYNDDEIVSADIISNPHSGIVDAPSTRVIMDRVVKVLVWYDNEYGYSGRLLELASYIAGKNKL, encoded by the coding sequence ATGAAAAGAATTGCCATCAATGGTCTGGGCCGTATCGGACGGCTGGTTTTACGTCACTACTTATCCAATTCACCAGAAAATGTCGAAATCGTTGCAGCCAACGACCTGACTCCGCCGGAGGAACTTGCATATCTGGTGCGTTATGATTCCGTGCACGGCGGTGCTTCTTTTCCTGTTGAAGCCGGTCCGGATTATCTTCAACTCGGAGCGCAAAGATTGACCATTCTGAGTGAAAAAGACCCGGCAGCTCTTCCCTGGAAGGCCCTTGGCGTTGATATTGTGTTGGAGTGTACAGGGCTTTTCAGGAAACGGGAAGGTGCTGCAAAACACTTAGAGGCCGGGGCCTCCGTGGTTATCATCAGTGCACCTTCCGAAAGTGCGGACCTGACAGTTGTGATGGGGGTAAACGAAAAACTGTACAATTCCCGGGAACATCATGTTGTTTCAAATGCCTCGTGCACGACTAATTCCCTTGCACCGGCGGTTAAGGTACTGAACGATGTCTTCGGTATTGAATACCTTATGGCCACAACCATCCATGCATACACCGCCAGCCAGGCAATAGTGGACCGTCCCGCTCGCAAGAGGCGAAGGGGCCGCGCTGCGGCAACTTCCCTGATACCTACTTCAACCGGAGCGGCAAAGGCCACCGCCCTGGTTATCCCGGAACTGAAAGGTAAAATGGATGCCATTGCAGTGAGGGCGCCAATACCGGACGGCGCGATAACGGACATAGTGGCACACCTGAAAAAGGATGTTTCGGTAGAGACGGTAAATGCCGCCCTGAAAAATGCAGCCAATGGAGCGCTTAAGGGGATCCTGGATTATAATGACGATGAGATCGTGTCGGCAGATATCATCAGTAATCCTCACTCCGGAATCGTGGATGCCCCCTCTACCAGGGTGATTATGGACAGGGTCGTCAAGGTGCTGGTCTGGTACGACAATGAGTACGGGTATTCAGGACGATTACTTGAACTGGCGTCCTATATCGCGGGGAAGAATAAGTTATAG
- the eno gene encoding phosphopyruvate hydratase: protein MHTAIRTIRAREILDSRGNPTVEVDMELNCGARGRAAVPSGASTGVHEAVELRDGDPKEYGGKGALKAVDNVNNVIAGELAGQDVLNQALLDKLMIDLDGTPNKGRLGANAILGVSMAAARAAASALDIPLYKYLGGSNAALLPVPMMNIMNGGVHANWQSADFQEYMIVPYGAPDFRSALRWGSETYHALKDVLKNEGHSTGIGDEGGFAPKVSSNEEPLDLIIRAIEEAGYKPGRDIGIAIDPASSGFYKDGRYLLRTEGRELTAEEMVEKYEALITKYPIVVLEDGLAEDDWEGWKILNGKLGGRIELVGDDLFVTNIKRIERGIKEDVANAVLIKLNQVGTVSETVAAVRLAQKHAWGAMVSHRSGETVDSFIADLTVAMGTGHLKSGAPCRGERVEKYNQLMRIEEDLGEAAVFAGRGAFVR from the coding sequence ATGCACACGGCGATCAGGACAATCAGGGCAAGAGAGATACTGGATTCAAGGGGCAACCCGACCGTAGAGGTTGATATGGAACTGAACTGCGGTGCAAGAGGCCGAGCAGCAGTTCCCTCCGGTGCCTCTACTGGGGTACACGAAGCGGTTGAACTGAGAGACGGGGATCCAAAAGAGTATGGGGGGAAAGGAGCCTTGAAGGCAGTTGATAACGTCAACAACGTGATAGCCGGAGAACTCGCCGGGCAGGATGTCCTGAATCAGGCATTGCTGGATAAATTGATGATCGATCTTGACGGGACCCCCAACAAGGGCAGGCTCGGCGCCAATGCAATACTGGGCGTCTCCATGGCTGCTGCGCGTGCGGCAGCCTCAGCACTGGATATCCCCCTCTATAAATATCTCGGCGGTTCGAATGCCGCCCTCTTACCGGTTCCCATGATGAATATAATGAACGGTGGAGTTCATGCGAACTGGCAGAGTGCTGATTTTCAGGAATATATGATCGTGCCCTATGGGGCGCCTGATTTCAGGAGTGCCCTCAGGTGGGGAAGCGAGACATACCACGCCTTGAAGGATGTACTGAAGAATGAGGGCCACAGCACGGGCATCGGCGATGAGGGCGGATTTGCACCAAAGGTATCCTCGAATGAAGAACCCCTCGATCTTATCATCAGGGCCATTGAAGAGGCCGGGTACAAACCGGGCAGGGACATAGGGATTGCCATTGACCCGGCATCGAGCGGTTTTTACAAGGACGGCAGGTACCTGCTCAGAACAGAAGGCAGGGAGTTAACCGCTGAAGAGATGGTAGAGAAATATGAAGCGCTGATCACAAAATATCCCATCGTGGTGCTGGAAGACGGACTGGCGGAAGACGATTGGGAGGGGTGGAAGATATTAAACGGGAAACTGGGCGGCAGGATAGAACTCGTGGGAGATGACCTTTTTGTAACAAACATCAAACGCATTGAACGCGGAATAAAAGAGGACGTGGCCAATGCAGTGTTAATAAAGCTGAACCAGGTAGGCACTGTTTCAGAGACGGTTGCAGCGGTAAGGCTGGCACAGAAACACGCCTGGGGCGCCATGGTCTCCCACCGAAGCGGAGAGACAGTAGATTCCTTTATCGCCGACCTCACCGTTGCCATGGGGACCGGCCACCTGAAATCCGGGGCGCCCTGCCGTGGAGAGAGGGTTGAGAAGTACAATCAACTCATGAGGATTGAGGAGGATCTGGGAGAGGCAGCGGTTTTTGCCGGAAGGGGAGCCTTTGTGAGGTAA
- the gpmA gene encoding 2,3-diphosphoglycerate-dependent phosphoglycerate mutase: protein MLKLVLLRHGESIWNMENRFTGWTDVDLTERGKEQARKAGQLLLDGGYSFDVTYTSVLKRAIRTLWIVMDGMDLMWLPVYRSWRLNERHYGALQGLNKKATVEKYGYEQVHKWRRSYDIRPPALDRTDKRHPRYDPRYAHLKEDELPAAECLKDTLNRVLPYWHETIEPSLREGKKVLIAAHGNSLRALIKYLDNVSDDEIAGLNIPTGFPLVYELNDNLKATKHYYLGDEEEIKRATESVARQVSVDKG from the coding sequence ATGTTAAAACTGGTTCTGCTGCGGCACGGAGAGAGCATATGGAACATGGAAAACAGGTTTACGGGCTGGACGGATGTTGACCTGACAGAGCGTGGCAAGGAGCAGGCCCGCAAGGCAGGCCAACTGCTGCTTGACGGGGGATACTCATTTGATGTGACATACACATCGGTACTCAAGCGGGCTATCAGAACATTGTGGATAGTCATGGACGGAATGGACCTCATGTGGCTTCCCGTGTATCGTTCCTGGAGGCTTAACGAAAGACATTATGGTGCGCTGCAGGGCCTTAACAAAAAGGCCACAGTTGAAAAGTACGGCTATGAGCAGGTTCATAAATGGCGTCGGAGCTACGATATACGACCGCCAGCCCTGGACAGAACAGACAAACGCCACCCCAGATATGATCCCAGGTATGCGCATCTGAAGGAGGATGAATTGCCGGCTGCCGAGTGTCTCAAGGACACGCTCAACCGCGTACTCCCTTACTGGCACGAAACAATCGAACCATCTTTGCGGGAGGGTAAAAAGGTCTTGATCGCAGCCCACGGGAACAGCCTTCGGGCTTTAATCAAATACCTTGATAACGTCTCTGATGACGAGATTGCAGGTCTCAATATCCCTACGGGGTTTCCGTTGGTATATGAACTGAACGATAACCTCAAGGCAACAAAACATTATTACCTCGGTGATGAGGAAGAGATTAAAAGGGCCACAGAATCAGTAGCCAGACAGGTTTCCGTTGATAAAGGATGA
- a CDS encoding aldolase, with protein MDTTIPLDVPKGMRKTYLENYSTITGNSGRLMLFAGDQKVEHLNDDFYGEGIHPDDSDPEHLFRIAGQGKIGVFATQLGLIARYGMDYPDVPYLAKLNSKTNLVKTSQADPFSQQWLDVKQVVDFRDSSGLKILAVGYTLYPGSEHEAEMFHQAARIIYNAHQYGLVTVLWMYPRGKAVRDEKDPHLIAGVTGVAACLGADFAKVNYPKKEGYESSELFKEAILSAGRTRVVCAGGASDDAAAFLQRLYDQIHVSGAAGNATGRNIHQRSFDEAIRMCNAIYAVTVEDASPEEALNIYNSK; from the coding sequence ATGGATACAACAATTCCCCTGGACGTTCCAAAGGGCATGCGTAAAACGTATCTTGAGAACTATTCCACCATAACAGGGAATAGTGGAAGGTTGATGCTCTTTGCCGGTGACCAGAAGGTTGAACACCTGAATGACGATTTTTATGGTGAAGGAATCCACCCTGATGACAGCGATCCGGAGCACCTCTTCAGGATAGCCGGTCAGGGAAAGATCGGGGTCTTCGCCACACAGCTTGGACTGATTGCCAGGTATGGCATGGATTACCCGGACGTGCCTTACCTGGCAAAACTGAACTCAAAGACAAATCTCGTAAAAACGTCTCAGGCAGATCCTTTCAGTCAGCAATGGCTGGATGTTAAACAGGTGGTGGATTTTCGTGACAGCAGCGGCCTGAAAATACTGGCCGTGGGATATACCCTCTACCCCGGAAGTGAACATGAGGCAGAGATGTTCCATCAGGCAGCCCGGATTATCTACAATGCCCATCAGTATGGGCTGGTAACGGTATTATGGATGTATCCACGCGGCAAGGCAGTCAGGGACGAGAAAGACCCCCACCTGATTGCCGGTGTTACAGGTGTAGCAGCATGCCTTGGCGCTGATTTTGCCAAGGTGAATTACCCGAAGAAGGAGGGCTATGAATCGAGTGAGCTGTTCAAGGAGGCCATCCTGTCAGCAGGACGCACCAGGGTGGTTTGTGCAGGTGGGGCCAGTGATGATGCCGCTGCCTTTCTACAGAGGCTTTACGACCAGATACATGTCAGCGGTGCTGCTGGAAATGCTACCGGCAGGAATATTCATCAAAGGTCCTTTGATGAGGCAATCCGCATGTGTAACGCCATTTATGCCGTTACCGTGGAGGATGCGAGCCCGGAAGAGGCCCTTAATATCTATAACTCGAAATAG